A stretch of Leisingera sp. S132 DNA encodes these proteins:
- the chrA gene encoding chromate efflux transporter, with product MNPPAWTEMLRVFGRIGVLSFGGPAAQIAVMHKELVEDRPWLSEESFLRGLSFCMLLPGPEAMQLATYTGWRMRGTAGGLLAGLLFVLPGAAVIAALVWLYALYGTLPAVQSAFLGVKAAVVVIILQAMRRLAGKALKQPLDWALAGFGFAALFLLNLPFPLVVLAAACIGLMRKDANAPEALHAPPASNGSTVRTIALWGALWLLPLIALSLSDASFLADIGWFFSKLAVVTFGGAYAVLAYVSQTVVSQFGWISAGQMIDALGLAETTPGPLILVTQFVAMLSGLQAGGSGLFLAAGAVALWSTFMPCFLWIFAAAPYVERIASHPRLGMALKAVTATVAGVILNLTMWFLMHVAFAGTTVFEAGVLHIPVPVWNSLNTPALLLVLLAPLVARAVRGNMLLLLAMMAAAGLAIAELPFAIS from the coding sequence ATGAACCCGCCCGCCTGGACAGAGATGCTCCGTGTCTTCGGGCGCATCGGCGTGCTGAGCTTTGGCGGCCCGGCAGCCCAGATCGCCGTGATGCACAAGGAACTGGTGGAAGACCGTCCCTGGCTGAGCGAAGAGAGTTTTCTGCGCGGGCTCAGTTTCTGCATGCTCTTGCCGGGACCGGAGGCGATGCAGCTGGCCACCTATACCGGCTGGCGGATGCGCGGTACTGCAGGCGGGCTGCTGGCAGGTCTGCTGTTTGTGCTGCCGGGCGCGGCAGTGATTGCAGCCCTGGTTTGGCTTTACGCGCTTTATGGCACGCTGCCGGCGGTGCAGTCGGCCTTCCTGGGAGTCAAGGCAGCCGTGGTTGTCATCATCTTGCAGGCCATGCGGCGGCTTGCCGGAAAGGCGCTGAAGCAGCCGTTGGACTGGGCGCTGGCGGGGTTTGGGTTTGCCGCGCTGTTCCTGCTGAACCTGCCGTTTCCGCTGGTGGTGCTGGCCGCCGCCTGTATCGGCCTGATGCGCAAGGACGCCAATGCCCCCGAAGCGCTGCATGCCCCGCCCGCCAGCAATGGCAGCACCGTGCGAACGATTGCCCTCTGGGGCGCCTTGTGGCTGCTGCCGCTGATTGCCCTGAGCCTGTCCGATGCGTCCTTCCTGGCGGATATCGGCTGGTTTTTTTCCAAGCTCGCCGTGGTGACCTTTGGCGGGGCCTATGCAGTGCTGGCCTATGTCAGCCAGACCGTGGTCAGCCAGTTCGGCTGGATCAGCGCCGGCCAGATGATCGACGCATTGGGGCTGGCAGAAACCACCCCCGGCCCGCTGATCCTGGTCACTCAATTCGTCGCCATGCTGTCAGGACTGCAGGCGGGCGGTTCCGGCCTGTTCCTTGCCGCGGGTGCAGTGGCGCTTTGGTCCACCTTCATGCCTTGCTTCCTGTGGATCTTTGCGGCTGCGCCCTATGTGGAACGCATCGCATCGCATCCGCGCCTCGGGATGGCGCTGAAGGCCGTGACCGCCACTGTTGCGGGCGTCATCCTGAATCTGACAATGTGGTTCCTGATGCATGTCGCCTTTGCCGGGACGACGGTATTTGAGGCTGGCGTTCTGCACATCCCAGTCCCCGTCTGGAACAGCCTGAACACGCCAGCCTTGTTGCTGGTTCTGCTTGCCCCGCTGGTGGCGCGGGCCGTGCGCGGCAATATGCTGCTCTTGCTGGCAATGATGGCGGCTGCTGGCCTGGCCATCGCTGAATTACCGTTTGCAATCAGCTGA
- a CDS encoding sulfurtransferase/chromate resistance protein — translation MAAPNEITPAQLLRLIGTPDAPVLVDICTDEDFAADPYLIPGSSRHPHTGMEDLKERLGGRPCVLICQKGLKLSQGAAAWLRHDGIAAEYLQGGMFGWRSMDGAPRIPAAALPAPVRGSTLWVTRHRPKIDRIACPWLIRRFADSAARFLFVAPSEVSGVAERFGATPFDVEDVFWSHRGDLCTFDTMLDEFCLRTPALDTLARVVRGADTNRHDLASEAAGLLALSVGLSRQFKDDHEQLEAGMILYDALYRWARDGRGEGHDWPADRKS, via the coding sequence ATGGCTGCCCCGAATGAAATCACCCCCGCCCAGCTTTTGCGCCTGATTGGCACGCCAGATGCGCCGGTTCTTGTGGACATCTGCACCGATGAGGACTTTGCTGCGGATCCCTATTTGATCCCCGGCTCCTCCCGGCACCCGCATACCGGCATGGAAGATCTCAAGGAACGCCTTGGCGGGCGGCCATGCGTGCTGATCTGCCAGAAGGGCCTCAAGCTGTCGCAAGGCGCCGCAGCCTGGCTGCGCCACGACGGGATCGCCGCTGAATATCTGCAAGGCGGCATGTTTGGCTGGCGCAGCATGGACGGCGCGCCGCGCATTCCAGCCGCCGCCCTGCCCGCCCCTGTCCGCGGCAGCACCCTTTGGGTGACCCGCCACCGTCCCAAGATCGACCGCATCGCCTGCCCCTGGCTGATCCGCCGCTTCGCGGATTCGGCGGCACGGTTTCTGTTTGTTGCTCCTTCCGAAGTGTCGGGAGTGGCTGAACGTTTCGGCGCCACGCCCTTTGACGTCGAGGATGTGTTCTGGTCGCACCGCGGGGATCTTTGCACCTTTGACACCATGCTGGATGAGTTCTGCCTCAGAACCCCTGCGCTTGACACCTTGGCCCGGGTTGTGAGAGGCGCCGACACCAACCGGCATGATCTGGCGTCCGAGGCTGCAGGGCTGCTCGCACTCTCGGTCGGGCTGTCGCGCCAGTTCAAGGACGACCATGAGCAGCTGGAGGCAGGCATGATCCTTTATGACGCTTTATACCGCTGGGCCCGGGACGGGCGCGGCGAAGGCCACGACTGGCCTGCGGACCGGAAATCATGA
- a CDS encoding nuclear transport factor 2 family protein — translation MPLTHLLHFWFQEVWCKGNLSAVAQVMTPNTLISGAVSALAEPECDYSEVVAALRNLVGPMRVAFTHAMETRDWVSVRLLVDTSDPKDGTAFQFTGQVMARVADGKIAELHSNMDYFRMFEQLGQLPPEAMAICMTGERLR, via the coding sequence ATGCCGCTGACTCATCTGCTGCATTTCTGGTTTCAGGAAGTCTGGTGCAAAGGCAACCTGAGTGCCGTGGCACAGGTGATGACCCCAAACACGCTGATCTCCGGCGCGGTCTCAGCCCTGGCCGAACCGGAATGCGACTACAGCGAAGTGGTCGCGGCGCTGCGCAATCTGGTGGGGCCGATGCGGGTGGCCTTCACCCACGCAATGGAAACACGGGACTGGGTCTCTGTCCGTCTGCTGGTCGACACCAGTGATCCCAAGGATGGAACTGCGTTCCAGTTCACCGGCCAGGTCATGGCACGGGTGGCAGACGGCAAGATCGCGGAACTGCATTCCAACATGGATTATTTCAGGATGTTCGAACAGCTTGGCCAGCTGCCGCCGGAGGCGATGGCCATCTGCATGACCGGCGAGCGGCTGCGGTAA
- a CDS encoding FadR/GntR family transcriptional regulator: MQIDPSSSADLSVQIAQAIKDAIISGDLNVDERLPSEAELSDHFRVSRPTVREALKRLAAQSLIRTQRGASGGAFVNRLSFEDAYAQQVTTSTLLLSMNEVSFDTACEARYALERSCAPLSAERRSADHLATMRAEIFRQGQPGLTDVAFCASDVAFHRALVDGACNPVLSYQLAGAVEAMQPLMNMITFTARDRAVITGLHTRIADAIEAGDGGAAVAGLQDLEDETRKLAANVFSARARR, translated from the coding sequence ATGCAGATTGACCCCAGCAGTTCCGCCGATCTGTCGGTTCAAATAGCCCAGGCGATCAAGGATGCCATCATCTCCGGAGACTTGAACGTGGATGAGCGGCTGCCGTCGGAGGCGGAGCTGTCCGATCATTTCCGTGTCTCCCGCCCGACGGTGCGCGAGGCGCTGAAACGGCTGGCGGCGCAATCGCTGATCCGCACCCAGCGCGGAGCTTCCGGCGGGGCCTTTGTGAACCGGTTGAGCTTTGAAGATGCCTATGCGCAGCAGGTTACCACCTCGACCCTGCTCTTGAGCATGAACGAAGTAAGTTTTGATACCGCCTGCGAGGCGCGCTATGCGCTCGAGCGGTCCTGCGCGCCGCTGTCGGCGGAACGACGCAGCGCTGACCACCTTGCCACCATGCGGGCAGAGATTTTCCGCCAAGGCCAGCCAGGGCTGACGGATGTGGCCTTCTGCGCCTCGGACGTGGCCTTTCACCGGGCGCTGGTGGACGGGGCCTGCAATCCGGTTCTGTCCTATCAGCTGGCCGGCGCGGTGGAGGCGATGCAGCCCCTGATGAACATGATCACCTTCACCGCCCGCGACCGCGCCGTGATCACCGGGCTTCACACCCGGATTGCCGATGCTATCGAGGCGGGCGATGGCGGCGCAGCAGTTGCGGGCCTGCAGGACCTCGAAGATGAAACCCGCAAACTGGCAGCCAATGTCTTTTCCGCACGGGCGCGGAGGTAA
- a CDS encoding dimethylsulfoniopropionate demethylase has protein sequence MASIFPSRRIRRTPFSPGVEAAGVKGYTVYNHMLLATVFDSLEYDCAHLKEHVQVWDVACERQVSIKGPDALRLMKLISPRDMDKMADDQCYYVPTVDHNGGMLNDPVAVKLAADHYWLSLADGDLLQFALGIAIAKGFDVEITEPDVSPLAVQGPKADDLMARVFGEAVRDIRFFRYKRLEFQGAELVVARSGWSKQGGFEVYVEGSDLGMPLWDALFAAGADLSVRAGCPNAIERIESGLLSYGNDMTRDNTPYECGLGKFCNSPEDYIGKAALAEQAANGPARQIRPLVIGGEIPPCLDAWPLYADGRRAGEIGSAIFSPEFAVNAAIGMVDRSHWAPGTALEVETPAGMRPATVQEKFWR, from the coding sequence ATGGCAAGCATCTTTCCCTCCCGCCGCATCCGGCGCACGCCCTTTTCCCCCGGTGTCGAGGCCGCGGGCGTCAAGGGGTACACGGTCTACAACCACATGCTGCTGGCAACGGTATTTGACAGCCTGGAATACGACTGCGCTCACCTGAAGGAGCACGTGCAGGTCTGGGACGTGGCCTGCGAGCGCCAGGTCAGCATCAAGGGGCCGGACGCGCTGCGGCTGATGAAGCTGATCAGCCCGCGCGACATGGACAAGATGGCAGACGACCAGTGCTATTATGTGCCGACGGTCGATCACAACGGCGGCATGCTGAACGATCCGGTGGCGGTGAAACTGGCCGCGGATCACTACTGGCTGTCGCTTGCCGACGGCGACTTGCTGCAATTTGCGCTCGGGATCGCCATTGCCAAGGGCTTCGATGTGGAGATCACGGAACCTGATGTTTCCCCGCTGGCGGTGCAGGGCCCCAAGGCGGATGATCTGATGGCCCGCGTCTTTGGCGAAGCGGTGCGTGATATCCGGTTCTTCCGCTACAAGCGGCTTGAATTTCAGGGTGCTGAACTCGTGGTGGCGCGCTCTGGCTGGTCCAAGCAGGGCGGGTTCGAGGTCTACGTCGAAGGCTCGGATCTGGGGATGCCCTTGTGGGATGCGCTGTTTGCGGCCGGCGCAGACCTGAGCGTGCGGGCAGGCTGCCCCAATGCGATCGAACGGATCGAAAGCGGGCTGCTGAGCTACGGCAACGACATGACCCGCGACAACACGCCATATGAATGCGGGCTGGGCAAGTTCTGCAACTCGCCGGAGGACTACATTGGCAAGGCTGCACTGGCAGAGCAGGCGGCCAATGGCCCCGCCCGCCAGATCCGGCCGCTGGTGATTGGCGGAGAGATCCCGCCCTGCCTGGACGCTTGGCCGCTTTACGCGGACGGACGCCGGGCCGGAGAGATTGGCTCGGCCATCTTCTCGCCGGAGTTCGCCGTGAACGCGGCAATTGGCATGGTGGACCGGTCCCATTGGGCACCGGGCACTGCGCTGGAGGTTGAGACCCCGGCAGGCATGCGGCCTGCTACAGTGCAGGAGAAATTCTGGCGCTGA
- the acuI gene encoding acryloyl-CoA reductase: MFNALVVNKDEDSGKTTAAVEQISLDQLPEGEVTVAVEYSTVNYKDGLCIGPGGGLVRKYPHVPGIDFAGTVEASSDDRYKPGDKVVLTGWRVGEAHWGGYSQKANVRADWLVPLPVGLDSRQAMAVGTAGFTAMLAVMALEDHGLEPGHGPVLVTGAAGGVGSVATAILANLGYEVAGVTGRPETADYLKSLGATQIVAREEINETTKRPLESESWAGCVDAVGGAMLARVLGQMKYGASVAAVGLAGGAALPATVIPFLLRGVNLLGIDSVMQPYENRVRAWQRIASDLPMDKLEAMIQPAALGDLPQLGADILKGQVKGRVVVDVNA, from the coding sequence ATGTTCAATGCACTGGTGGTGAACAAGGACGAAGACAGCGGCAAGACCACTGCCGCGGTGGAGCAGATCAGCCTGGATCAGCTGCCCGAGGGCGAGGTGACCGTGGCGGTGGAATACTCCACCGTGAACTACAAGGACGGGCTGTGCATCGGGCCAGGCGGCGGGCTGGTGCGCAAGTACCCGCATGTGCCGGGCATCGACTTTGCCGGCACCGTCGAAGCGTCGTCGGATGACCGCTACAAGCCAGGCGACAAGGTTGTGCTGACCGGCTGGCGCGTGGGCGAAGCCCATTGGGGCGGCTACAGCCAGAAAGCCAACGTGCGCGCGGACTGGCTGGTGCCGCTGCCCGTGGGGCTGGACAGCCGCCAGGCGATGGCGGTCGGCACCGCGGGCTTTACCGCAATGCTGGCGGTCATGGCGCTGGAGGATCACGGGCTGGAACCCGGGCATGGCCCGGTGCTGGTCACCGGCGCCGCGGGCGGTGTCGGATCTGTCGCCACCGCGATCCTGGCGAACCTCGGGTATGAAGTGGCTGGCGTGACCGGCCGACCGGAAACGGCGGACTACCTGAAATCGCTGGGTGCAACGCAGATCGTTGCGCGGGAGGAGATCAACGAGACCACCAAGCGCCCGCTGGAGAGCGAATCCTGGGCGGGCTGCGTGGACGCTGTTGGCGGCGCCATGCTGGCCCGCGTGCTGGGGCAGATGAAATACGGCGCCTCGGTTGCTGCGGTCGGCCTGGCAGGCGGGGCAGCGCTGCCTGCGACCGTGATCCCCTTCCTGCTGCGCGGTGTGAACCTCTTGGGCATCGACTCGGTCATGCAGCCCTATGAAAACCGCGTCCGTGCCTGGCAGCGCATCGCCAGCGACCTGCCGATGGACAAGCTGGAAGCGATGATCCAGCCCGCGGCCCTTGGCGATTTGCCGCAATTGGGCGCGGACATCCTCAAGGGTCAGGTCAAGGGCCGGGTGGTGGTGGACGTGAACGCCTAA
- a CDS encoding BCCT family transporter: MADETTNQGIPAPEGEADIIDTEYEIGQDNIETQIGPFGVDIHNPVFLVSGLVIVAFVFYALALPEQAGAFFNWLRPAVTSNFDWFFFGAADLFVLFCLFLIVSPWGKVRLGGNEAMPDYNYLGWFAMLFAAGMGIGLMFYGVSEPMSHFSTAFGGTTVPEGGGARTDWAPLGAAAGDEAEAVRLGMAATIFHWGLHPWAIYAIVALALALFTYNKGLPLTIRSAFYPIFGERVWGWTGHVIDILAVFATLFGLATSLGFGATQANAGLNELFGVPAGATTEVILISAITAVALISVLRGLDGGVKVLSEINMGLAFLLLVFVLLVGPTAAILTGFAASLMAYVEYLPALSNPVGREDVNFSQGWTAFYWAWWISWSPFVGMFIARVSRGRTVREFVICVLLIPSLVCVLWMSVFGGTAIQQVLSDGFTGAQDAALELKLFKMLGELPLAGITSFVGIVLVVVFFVTSSDSGSLVIDTITAGGKVDAPVPQRVFWCIFEGAVAIVLLLGGGLGALQAMVISTGLPFTVVLLLMCWAIFRGLQTEAR, encoded by the coding sequence ATGGCTGACGAAACCACCAATCAGGGTATCCCCGCCCCAGAGGGCGAGGCGGATATCATAGATACCGAATACGAGATCGGTCAGGACAATATCGAAACCCAGATCGGCCCGTTCGGGGTCGACATTCACAACCCGGTGTTCCTGGTGTCCGGGCTGGTCATCGTGGCCTTTGTGTTTTACGCGCTGGCCTTGCCGGAACAGGCGGGCGCCTTCTTCAACTGGCTGCGCCCCGCCGTCACCAGCAATTTCGACTGGTTCTTCTTCGGTGCCGCAGACCTGTTCGTTCTGTTCTGCCTGTTTCTGATCGTCTCCCCCTGGGGCAAGGTGCGCCTGGGCGGCAATGAGGCAATGCCGGATTACAATTACCTGGGCTGGTTTGCGATGCTGTTTGCCGCGGGCATGGGCATTGGCCTGATGTTCTATGGCGTCAGCGAACCGATGAGCCATTTCTCCACCGCCTTTGGCGGCACGACTGTGCCTGAGGGCGGCGGCGCCCGGACCGACTGGGCACCGCTGGGCGCAGCAGCGGGGGATGAAGCCGAGGCGGTGCGCCTGGGCATGGCCGCGACGATCTTCCACTGGGGGCTTCATCCCTGGGCCATTTACGCCATTGTGGCGTTGGCCTTGGCGCTGTTCACCTACAACAAGGGGCTGCCGCTCACCATCCGCTCTGCCTTTTATCCGATTTTCGGCGAGCGCGTCTGGGGCTGGACCGGCCATGTCATCGACATTCTGGCGGTCTTTGCCACGCTGTTCGGCCTCGCAACCTCGCTTGGCTTCGGCGCGACCCAGGCCAACGCAGGCCTGAATGAGCTGTTTGGCGTGCCGGCAGGCGCGACCACCGAGGTGATCCTGATTTCCGCGATCACTGCTGTTGCGCTGATCTCGGTCCTGCGCGGCCTGGACGGCGGCGTGAAGGTGCTGTCGGAGATCAACATGGGGCTCGCCTTCCTGTTGCTGGTGTTCGTGCTGCTGGTCGGTCCGACCGCCGCTATCCTGACAGGGTTTGCCGCCAGCCTTATGGCTTATGTCGAGTATTTGCCGGCACTGTCGAACCCTGTCGGGCGCGAGGATGTGAACTTCAGCCAGGGCTGGACCGCCTTCTACTGGGCCTGGTGGATCAGCTGGTCGCCGTTTGTGGGCATGTTCATCGCCCGCGTCAGCCGCGGCCGCACCGTCCGGGAGTTCGTGATCTGCGTGCTGCTGATCCCCAGCCTCGTCTGCGTTCTGTGGATGAGCGTCTTTGGCGGCACAGCCATTCAACAGGTGCTGTCTGACGGTTTCACCGGGGCGCAGGACGCGGCGCTTGAACTCAAACTGTTCAAGATGCTGGGAGAGCTGCCGCTGGCCGGGATCACCTCCTTTGTCGGCATCGTGCTGGTGGTGGTGTTCTTCGTGACTTCGTCGGACTCCGGCTCGCTGGTGATCGATACCATCACAGCAGGCGGCAAGGTCGACGCGCCGGTGCCGCAGCGGGTGTTCTGGTGCATCTTCGAGGGCGCCGTTGCCATCGTTCTGCTGCTCGGCGGCGGCCTTGGCGCGTTGCAGGCGATGGTGATCTCGACTGGCCTGCCGTTCACCGTGGTGCTGCTGCTGATGTGCTGGGCGATCTTCCGCGGCCTGCAGACAGAGGCACGCTAG
- a CDS encoding VOC family protein, with product MAFTPKDFLVWGELPVSDLDAAVTFYSKVTGADLSIDSSGPNPIAMFKPADQATGVALHLYPGKPAGDGRGPTLHLTAEGELEDVMERVTDAGGKVVSETIEIPPGRFFYATDPDGNSLGFFKYNG from the coding sequence ATGGCTTTCACACCAAAGGATTTCCTGGTCTGGGGCGAGCTGCCGGTCAGCGACCTGGACGCGGCCGTCACCTTTTACAGCAAAGTGACGGGGGCCGATCTGAGCATCGACAGCAGCGGCCCGAACCCGATTGCGATGTTCAAACCCGCGGATCAGGCAACTGGTGTTGCCTTGCATCTCTATCCCGGCAAACCCGCAGGCGACGGCCGCGGCCCCACCCTGCATCTGACTGCCGAGGGCGAACTGGAAGACGTGATGGAGCGGGTCACGGATGCAGGCGGCAAAGTTGTCTCGGAAACCATCGAGATCCCGCCCGGGCGGTTCTTTTATGCCACCGACCCGGATGGCAATTCGCTGGGCTTCTTCAAGTACAACGGATGA
- a CDS encoding aminotransferase class V-fold PLP-dependent enzyme: protein MSVLDIDFVRAQFPAFAEPSLEGQAFFENAGGSYTCQQVIGRLTRFYTQRKVQPYAPYEASRLGGEEMDEARARLAALMGVATDELSFGPSTTQNTYVLAQAFRKLMKPGEAIIVTNQDHEANTGPWRRLAEEGIEVREWQLDPQTGHLDTAQLENLLDENVRLLCFPHCSNVVGEINPVAEITALAHASGAFVCVDGVSYAPHGLPNVDELGADIYLFSSYKTYGPHQGVMVIRRALGALLPNQAHYFNAGDLYKRFTPAGPDHAQVAASAGMADYFESLAAHHGHSGSASETGAFVHDLMRAHEIKLLQPLLDAVKDRNDLRLLGPSTAGNRAPTVALALSRAAEPVAAQLAEHGIMAGGGDFYAVRALEAMGIDPAEGVLRISFTHYTSGAEIAKLIEALDRVL from the coding sequence ATGAGCGTTTTGGATATTGATTTCGTCCGGGCACAGTTCCCCGCCTTTGCCGAACCCAGCCTTGAGGGGCAGGCGTTCTTTGAAAATGCCGGCGGGTCCTACACCTGCCAGCAAGTGATCGGCCGGCTGACCCGGTTCTACACCCAGCGCAAGGTCCAGCCCTACGCGCCCTACGAGGCGTCCCGTCTCGGCGGCGAGGAAATGGACGAGGCCCGCGCTCGCCTGGCTGCGCTGATGGGGGTTGCCACGGATGAGCTGAGCTTTGGCCCCTCGACCACCCAGAACACCTACGTGCTGGCGCAGGCCTTCCGCAAGCTGATGAAGCCGGGCGAGGCGATCATCGTCACCAATCAGGACCACGAGGCCAATACCGGCCCCTGGCGGCGTCTGGCAGAGGAGGGGATCGAGGTCCGCGAATGGCAGCTCGACCCGCAGACCGGCCATCTGGATACGGCACAGCTGGAAAACCTGCTGGATGAGAACGTCCGCCTGCTCTGTTTCCCGCATTGCTCCAACGTGGTGGGAGAGATCAACCCGGTGGCGGAGATCACCGCGCTGGCCCATGCCTCGGGTGCCTTTGTCTGCGTCGATGGCGTCTCTTACGCACCGCACGGCCTGCCCAACGTCGATGAACTGGGCGCCGACATCTACCTGTTCTCCTCCTACAAGACCTACGGTCCGCATCAGGGCGTCATGGTGATCCGCCGCGCGCTGGGCGCGCTGCTGCCCAACCAGGCGCATTACTTCAACGCAGGCGACCTCTACAAACGCTTCACTCCGGCAGGCCCTGACCACGCCCAGGTGGCGGCTTCGGCCGGCATGGCGGATTATTTCGAGTCTCTGGCGGCGCATCACGGCCACAGCGGCAGCGCCTCCGAAACCGGCGCCTTTGTCCACGACCTGATGCGCGCGCATGAAATCAAGCTGCTGCAACCGCTGCTGGACGCAGTGAAGGACCGCAACGATCTGCGCCTGCTGGGTCCGTCCACCGCCGGAAACCGTGCACCCACCGTGGCCTTGGCCCTCAGCCGCGCGGCTGAGCCGGTTGCGGCACAGCTTGCAGAACATGGCATCATGGCAGGCGGCGGCGATTTCTACGCCGTGCGCGCGCTGGAGGCGATGGGCATTGATCCAGCCGAGGGTGTGCTGCGTATCAGCTTCACCCACTACACGTCCGGGGCAGAAATCGCCAAGCTGATCGAGGCCTTGGACCGGGTGCTGTAA
- a CDS encoding deoxyribodipyrimidine photo-lyase: MNSRAPVIWWIRRDLRLADNPALTAAVNSGAPVLPVYILDEQELALGAAPKFRLGLGLDCFARALEKAGSRLILRRGSALAVLRELAEETGAGAVHWSRLYDPQAITRDTEVKQQLKAQGIAAKSHGGRLLFEPWSVETKTGGMYKVFTPFWKSVRVRDVSSLLPAPGKLPAPDRWPASDSLAAWNMAAAMRRGAQVVARYCRVGEAAAQARLDEFLEDKVVAYKDRRDFPGEDATSGLSENLAWGEISPHRLWHRGRAAMEQSSQGAETFLKEVVWREFAYHLMYHSPHILTASWRQEWQDFPWSQEVTPEVQAWQRGQTGYGFVDAAMRELFVTGKMHNRARMIVASFLTKHLMAHWKIGMDWFADTLVDWDPASNAMGWQWVAGSGPDAAPFFRVFNPSGQLDKFDPDGAYTRRWIAEGQGKPPQTALDFYGAAPLSWGLSPDMARAEPVISLQAGRDRALTAYHNSRENG, encoded by the coding sequence ATGAACAGCCGTGCCCCGGTCATCTGGTGGATCAGGCGGGATCTCCGCCTGGCAGACAATCCGGCCCTTACGGCTGCCGTGAACAGCGGCGCCCCGGTGCTGCCCGTCTATATCCTCGACGAACAGGAGTTGGCGCTGGGCGCGGCTCCCAAGTTCCGGCTTGGCCTCGGGCTGGACTGCTTTGCCAGGGCGCTGGAAAAGGCCGGATCGCGCCTGATCCTGCGGCGGGGTTCAGCACTTGCGGTGCTGCGGGAGCTGGCCGAGGAAACCGGGGCAGGGGCGGTGCATTGGTCCCGCCTCTACGATCCGCAGGCCATAACCCGTGACACGGAGGTCAAGCAACAGCTGAAGGCTCAGGGGATTGCGGCCAAGTCCCACGGCGGGCGGCTGCTGTTTGAACCCTGGTCTGTCGAGACCAAGACCGGCGGCATGTACAAGGTCTTTACCCCGTTCTGGAAATCCGTGCGGGTGCGCGATGTATCCAGCCTGCTGCCTGCGCCGGGCAAACTGCCCGCGCCGGACAGATGGCCTGCCAGTGACAGCCTGGCTGCGTGGAACATGGCCGCCGCGATGCGCCGCGGCGCCCAAGTTGTGGCCCGCTATTGCCGCGTGGGGGAGGCTGCGGCGCAGGCGCGGCTGGATGAATTTTTGGAAGACAAGGTCGTCGCCTACAAGGACCGCCGCGACTTTCCAGGCGAGGACGCCACTTCCGGCCTGTCGGAAAACCTCGCCTGGGGCGAAATCAGCCCGCACCGCCTGTGGCACCGGGGCCGCGCGGCAATGGAGCAGTCCAGCCAGGGAGCGGAGACCTTCCTGAAAGAGGTGGTCTGGCGCGAGTTTGCCTATCACCTGATGTATCACTCGCCGCATATCCTGACCGCCAGCTGGCGGCAGGAATGGCAGGATTTCCCATGGTCGCAGGAGGTGACGCCCGAAGTGCAGGCCTGGCAGCGCGGCCAGACCGGATACGGCTTTGTCGATGCCGCCATGCGAGAGCTTTTTGTGACCGGAAAGATGCACAACCGCGCCCGGATGATCGTGGCAAGTTTCCTCACCAAGCATCTGATGGCCCACTGGAAAATTGGAATGGACTGGTTCGCGGACACGCTGGTGGACTGGGATCCGGCCTCCAACGCCATGGGCTGGCAATGGGTGGCGGGCTCCGGCCCCGATGCGGCGCCCTTCTTCCGCGTGTTCAACCCGTCGGGCCAGCTGGACAAGTTCGACCCCGATGGCGCCTACACCCGCCGCTGGATAGCTGAAGGCCAGGGAAAACCGCCGCAGACTGCGCTGGATTTCTACGGCGCAGCCCCGCTGTCCTGGGGCCTTTCCCCGGACATGGCGCGGGCGGAGCCGGTCATCAGCCTGCAGGCAGGCCGGGACCGCGCGCTCACGGCCTATCACAACAGCCGTGAAAACGGCTAA
- a CDS encoding TrgA family protein, translating to MPTGARLAAAISLATLAFIVSFLVMPQLPEGTNFGYFVHINVVLGLLCGWIFMGKRAGRGVVPAINNGLTGMAVLVLWALFVQGAWEMFRLAMRHRYGGPFEALSQIFVIGMEYFFLIAVPSVLIPLVVGGALAGLVTENASQRWR from the coding sequence ATGCCCACCGGAGCCCGCCTAGCCGCCGCAATTTCCCTGGCAACACTGGCGTTTATCGTTTCGTTTCTGGTCATGCCGCAGCTGCCCGAAGGCACCAACTTCGGATATTTTGTGCATATCAACGTGGTGCTGGGTCTGCTTTGCGGCTGGATCTTCATGGGCAAACGCGCAGGCCGCGGTGTTGTGCCGGCGATCAATAATGGACTGACGGGCATGGCCGTGCTGGTGTTGTGGGCGCTGTTCGTCCAGGGCGCCTGGGAAATGTTCCGGCTGGCCATGCGGCACCGCTACGGCGGCCCGTTTGAGGCGCTGTCGCAGATTTTTGTCATTGGCATGGAATACTTCTTTCTAATTGCCGTTCCGTCGGTGCTGATACCTTTGGTGGTCGGCGGGGCTCTTGCCGGCCTTGTGACTGAGAACGCTTCGCAGCGCTGGCGCTGA